TAATAGATGCTCTTGAATTAAGAAGTATTTTAGATAGAGAAGTATCTATGCTAAGTGGAGGAGAACTTCAAAGAATTGCAATAGCTGCTTGTTTACTTAAAGATGCTAATATTTACTTTTTAGATGAACCTTCAAGTTTTCTAGATATTAAACAACGTTTTAATGCTGCAAAAGTTATTAGAGAATTTGCTTTAGATAAGAAAACATTAGTATGTGATCATGATTTAGCAGTAATGGATTATTTGTCAGATATAGTATTTGTATTTTATGGAGAAGCTTCTGTTTATGGTGTTGTATCTGGACCATATGGGGTAAGAGAAGGAATAAATATATTTATAGAGGGGCACATACCAACTGAGAATCTACGTTTTAGAAAAGAGAAAATAACATTTGATATAAAACCCCCAACACTTCCAGTATCTAAAGGAGAAGAGAAATTAACATGGCCTGAGATGAAGAAAACTTACCCAGGTTTCTCACTCAATATTAAAAATGGAGAAATTTATAGAGGAGAAGTAATAGGTTTAATAGGACCGAATGGTATTGGAAAAACAACTTTAATAAAAATTTTAGCTGGAATAGAGAAAACCGATGAAAATATTTCTTTACCAATACAGAATATAAGCTATAAACCACAATATCCAATAGCAATAGATTCTATTGTTAGTGATGCAATAAAAGATGCTGCAAGAGAAGAATTCAATTCATCAATAGTCCAATCAGAAATAATAGACAAACTTAATTTAGAAAAACTAATGGATAAAAAAATTAATGAACTTAGTGGAGGAGAACTTCAAAAAGTTTCCATAGCAATTTGTCTTTCAAGAAAGGCTGATGTATATTTGCTTGATGAACCTAGCGCATATCTTGATGTAGAAGAAAGGTATGCAGTAACAAAGCTTATAAAAAGGATTACAAGTATAAGGAATTCCTATAGCTTTATTGTAGATCATGATTTAATGGTTATAGATTTTGTATCAACAAGATTAATAGTATTTTCTGGAGAACCTGGAGTGTATGGAATAGCAAATCCTCCGACATCATTAAGAAATGGTATGAATAAATTTTTAAAAGAAATAGGAGTAACATTTCGTAGAGATCCTTCAACATTAAGACCAAGAGCTAATAAACTTAATTCTCAAATAGATAAATACCAAAAATCTATAGGAGAATATTATTATATTACACCAGAGAAACATACTATAAAAGAAGATTAATTAATATTAACTCTTCTTAAATATTTCAGTTCTTTACTTTATTTTGATCATTTTTCAAGTTATAAATAACATTATTTAAATAAAAGTATATTTAGAAGGTATCTATAATAATGAGTAAAAAAATGAAAGTAATTTGTGATTTTCATTTACATTCTTTTTATAGTCGTGCTACAAGTAAACAAATGAATTTAGAGGGGATAACGCAAGGAGCAAAAATAAAAGGATTAAATCTTGTGGGCACTTCAGATTTTACTTATAGTAAATGGTTAAATGAATTAAAGAAAAAATTAGAAACTATTGAAGGCACAGGACTATTTAAGTATAATGATGTTTTGCTTACTTTAACTACAGAGGTAGCAACTTATTTTAAATTTGAAAATAAAATTAAAAGAGTACATCATGTTATTCATGCACCATCTTTTGATATTGTTGAACAAATAAATGATGAATTATCAAAATATGGAGATTTAGAAGTTGATGGAAGACCCATACTTAATCTAAG
The DNA window shown above is from Nitrososphaerota archaeon and carries:
- a CDS encoding ribosome biogenesis/translation initiation ATPase RLI produces the protein MPRIAVIDKDLCQPKKCGYICRKFCPKNRTGIETIKIGEDIYPNILEIFCVGCGLCVKKCPFKAITIVNLPDKLTKDLVHQYGINAFRLYRLPYLIKGKITGCIGKNALGKSTAINILAGQLIPNFGEINRKIELKDITNFFRGTLIQQHFNELFNNSLKVSYKPQYVSNIPQIIKGKVFEILKKISKNEEKINSIIDALELRSILDREVSMLSGGELQRIAIAACLLKDANIYFLDEPSSFLDIKQRFNAAKVIREFALDKKTLVCDHDLAVMDYLSDIVFVFYGEASVYGVVSGPYGVREGINIFIEGHIPTENLRFRKEKITFDIKPPTLPVSKGEEKLTWPEMKKTYPGFSLNIKNGEIYRGEVIGLIGPNGIGKTTLIKILAGIEKTDENISLPIQNISYKPQYPIAIDSIVSDAIKDAAREEFNSSIVQSEIIDKLNLEKLMDKKINELSGGELQKVSIAICLSRKADVYLLDEPSAYLDVEERYAVTKLIKRITSIRNSYSFIVDHDLMVIDFVSTRLIVFSGEPGVYGIANPPTSLRNGMNKFLKEIGVTFRRDPSTLRPRANKLNSQIDKYQKSIGEYYYITPEKHTIKED